One segment of Vespa velutina chromosome 17, iVesVel2.1, whole genome shotgun sequence DNA contains the following:
- the LOC124955171 gene encoding actin-binding LIM protein 2 isoform X21 — MKSKTSESFIASESNGVKKDQAVEETKQKQYKKGKTFCQSCKKKCSGEVLRVQDKYFHIGCFKCAQCNASLAQGGFFAREGSYYCTKDYRERWGTKCAGCGEYVEGDVVTAGEKHAFHPNCFHCQRCRQPLLGQGTKVSLVQGQALCHRCVGIPVREASTPVGNSGGGTRGSSDATTDPGACAGCGNQLREGQALVALDRQWHVWCFKCHSCDTVLHGEYMGKDGVPYCEKDYQKQFGVKCAYCNRYISGKVLQAGDNHHFHPTCARCTKCGDPFGDGEEMYLQGAAIWHPRCGPGPTGPNGIVNGHGEGAHTPQHRESERISSSASEMQVTSFSLRSRTPSLNGSLCSPYSSLSRKYYPARTGSPGLILREYGRGGHEDVSRIYTYSYLTETPSQGYLRRPIQPYDKPPTSPHFHRPSSSRSIRSSGGRSSRSGMRALVDALSETRPKSPAAGSQVDNDEPIELAHYPDAMKPPPGAQPPIERDDFPAPPYPYTDPERRRRWSDTYKGVPASDDEDEVDNKTYIKEVEQKLKKEQDELSKIDTGIAKVFLQDREKDRENLRHKAANVDPRNASRTPSAAREPTYRLRYESPVGASPSRNIDHARPWEDDDGFSYRSSGPSYNVGRSSARSPAPRNYPPLGTQRAFTLPNATRHYHSYRQAASRMWIDGHWYVPQPHTTPGKLA; from the exons ATGAAGTCGAAAACGAGCGAGAGTTTTATAGCGAGTGAAAGCAACGGGGTCAAGAAGGACCAAGCTGTCGAGGAGACCAAGCAAAAACAGTACAAAAAGG GGAAAACATTTTGCCAGTCTTGTAAGAAGAAGTGTAGCGGGGAGGTATTGAGGGTAcaggataaatattttcatataggTTGTTTCAAGTGTGCTCAGTGCAATGCTAGTTTAGCACAAGGTGGCTTCTTTGCTCGAGAGGGTTCCTACTATTGTACGAAG GATTACCGAGAACGTTGGGGCACGAAATGTGCTGGGTGCGGAGAATACGTTGAAGGTGACGTTGTTACAGCTGGAGAGAAGCATGCCTTTCATCCAAATTGTTTTCACTGTCAAAGATGCAGACAGCCGTTGCTTGGACAAGGAACGAAAGTTTCTCTGGTACAAG GTCAAGCTCTATGTCATCGATGCGTTGGTATCCCCGTTCGAGAAGCATCGACGCCAGTGGGGAATAGCGGTGGTGGTACTCGAGGATCCAGCGATGCCACGACTGACCCTGGTGCTTGTGCCGGCTGCGGAAACCAATTGCGAGAAGGTCAAGCTTTGGTCGCTCTCGATCGTCAATGGCACGTTTGGTGCTTCAAATGTCATAGCTGCGACACCGTTCTACATGGCGAATATATGGGGAA AGACGGCGTGCCTTATTGCGAGAAGGATTATCAGAAACAATTTGGCGTGAAGTGTGCGTATTGTAATCGTTACATAAGCGGCAAGGTTCTACAGGCCGGTGATAATCATCATTTTCATCCGACCTGCGCTCGTTGTACGAAATGCGGTGATCCGTTTGGCGACGGAGAAGAGATGTATCTGCAAGGTGCGGCAATCTGGCATCCTCGTTGCGGTCCAGGACCAACCGGACCGAACGGTATAGTCAACGGACACGGAGAAGGTGCACATACTCCGCAACACAGAGAATCCGAACGAATTTCCAGTAGCGCCTCGGAAATGCAGGTAACTTCG TTTTCATTGCGGTCACGCACGCCAAGCCTGAACGGATCACTCTGCAGCCCTTACAGCAGCCTCAGTCGCAAG TATTATCCTGCACGAACCGGCAGTCCTGGATTGATCCTGAGAGAATACGGTCGAGGAGGACACGAGGATGTATCTAGAATTTACACTTATTCTTACTTGACTGAAACGCCCAGTCAAGGATATCTGAGACGTCCGATACAGCCTTACGACAAACCTCCGACAAGTCCCCACTTTCATAGACCCAGCT CATCTCGTTCGATAAGAAGTAGCGGTGGACGTAGTAGCAGATCAGGAATGAGAGCATTGGTCGATGCTTTGAGCGAAACTCGGCCAAAGTCGCCTGCTGCTGGAAGTCAGGTTGACAACGACGAGCCAATAGAATTGGCACATTATCCGGATGCTATGAAACCTCCACCTGGTGCTCAGCCgccgatagaaagagatgacTTTCCAGCTCCTCCTTATCCTTATACCGATCCCGAAAGACGTAGACGATGGTCCGATACTTACAAG GGGGTACCCGCATCAGATGACGAGGATGAGGTAGACAACAAGACGTACATCAAAGAGGTGGAGcaaaagttgaaaaaagagCAGGACGAGTTGAGTAAGATCGATACGGGAATAGCGAAGGTGTTTCTACAGGATCGCGAAAAGGATCGAGAGAATTTGAGACACAAAGCTGCCAACGTTGATCCAAGAAATGCTTCGAGGACGCCATCGGCCGCGAGAGAACCAACCTATAGGCTGCGATACGAGAGTCCCGTTGGAGCAT CGCCATCGAGAAACATAGATCATGCACGACCATGGGAAGACGACGATGGTTTTAGTTACAGATCGAGTGGGCCTAGTTACAACG TTGGGAGGTCATCGGCGCGTTCCCCGGCTCCCAGAAACTATCCACCCCTTGGTACTCAACGCGCCTTCACTCTTCCAAACGCCACTAGGCACTATCATTCG TATCGACAGGCAGCATCACGGATGTGGATCGACGGGCATTGGTATGTACCACAGCCCCATACTACTCCCGGCAAATTAGCATG A
- the LOC124955171 gene encoding actin-binding LIM protein 2 isoform X8: MKSKTSESFIASESNGVKKDQAVEETKQKQYKKGKTFCQSCKKKCSGEVLRVQDKYFHIGCFKCAQCNASLAQGGFFAREGSYYCTKDYRERWGTKCAGCGEYVEGDVVTAGEKHAFHPNCFHCQRCRQPLLGQGTKVSLVQGQALCHRCVGIPVREASTPVGNSGGGTRGSSDATTDPGACAGCGNQLREGQALVALDRQWHVWCFKCHSCDTVLHGEYMGKDGVPYCEKDYQKQFGVKCAYCNRYISGKVLQAGDNHHFHPTCARCTKCGDPFGDGEEMYLQGAAIWHPRCGPGPTGPNGIVNGHGEGAHTPQHRESERISSSASEMQFSLRSRTPSLNGSLCSPYSSLSRKYYPARTGSPGLILREYGRGGHEDVSRIYTYSYLTETPSQGYLRRPIQPYDKPPTSPHFHRPSSSRSIRSSGGRSSRSGMRALVDALSETRPKSPAAGSQVDNDEPIELAHYPDAMKPPPGAQPPIERDDFPAPPYPYTDPERRRRWSDTYKGVPASDDEDEVDNKTYIKEVEQKLKKEQDELSKIDTGIAKVFLQDREKDRENLRHKAANVDPRNASRTPSAAREPTYRLRYESPVGASPSRNIDHARPWEDDDGFSYRSSGPSYNVVSSLRHIPKPGYGLAPRSHTFSSTGGSVSALPGDYSFSGMGDKTHSTDFSSGKSDISTGSITDVDRRALVCTTAPYYSRQISMNDGGILPSSTTYTGGLGSVVGSHGGHHVRRSLPDMGAAPTEPPKLYPYHLLVITNYRLPADVDRCNLERHLSDAEFEAVLQCTRAEFYRLPQWRRNEIKRRARLF, from the exons ATGAAGTCGAAAACGAGCGAGAGTTTTATAGCGAGTGAAAGCAACGGGGTCAAGAAGGACCAAGCTGTCGAGGAGACCAAGCAAAAACAGTACAAAAAGG GGAAAACATTTTGCCAGTCTTGTAAGAAGAAGTGTAGCGGGGAGGTATTGAGGGTAcaggataaatattttcatataggTTGTTTCAAGTGTGCTCAGTGCAATGCTAGTTTAGCACAAGGTGGCTTCTTTGCTCGAGAGGGTTCCTACTATTGTACGAAG GATTACCGAGAACGTTGGGGCACGAAATGTGCTGGGTGCGGAGAATACGTTGAAGGTGACGTTGTTACAGCTGGAGAGAAGCATGCCTTTCATCCAAATTGTTTTCACTGTCAAAGATGCAGACAGCCGTTGCTTGGACAAGGAACGAAAGTTTCTCTGGTACAAG GTCAAGCTCTATGTCATCGATGCGTTGGTATCCCCGTTCGAGAAGCATCGACGCCAGTGGGGAATAGCGGTGGTGGTACTCGAGGATCCAGCGATGCCACGACTGACCCTGGTGCTTGTGCCGGCTGCGGAAACCAATTGCGAGAAGGTCAAGCTTTGGTCGCTCTCGATCGTCAATGGCACGTTTGGTGCTTCAAATGTCATAGCTGCGACACCGTTCTACATGGCGAATATATGGGGAA AGACGGCGTGCCTTATTGCGAGAAGGATTATCAGAAACAATTTGGCGTGAAGTGTGCGTATTGTAATCGTTACATAAGCGGCAAGGTTCTACAGGCCGGTGATAATCATCATTTTCATCCGACCTGCGCTCGTTGTACGAAATGCGGTGATCCGTTTGGCGACGGAGAAGAGATGTATCTGCAAGGTGCGGCAATCTGGCATCCTCGTTGCGGTCCAGGACCAACCGGACCGAACGGTATAGTCAACGGACACGGAGAAGGTGCACATACTCCGCAACACAGAGAATCCGAACGAATTTCCAGTAGCGCCTCGGAAATGCAG TTTTCATTGCGGTCACGCACGCCAAGCCTGAACGGATCACTCTGCAGCCCTTACAGCAGCCTCAGTCGCAAG TATTATCCTGCACGAACCGGCAGTCCTGGATTGATCCTGAGAGAATACGGTCGAGGAGGACACGAGGATGTATCTAGAATTTACACTTATTCTTACTTGACTGAAACGCCCAGTCAAGGATATCTGAGACGTCCGATACAGCCTTACGACAAACCTCCGACAAGTCCCCACTTTCATAGACCCAGCT CATCTCGTTCGATAAGAAGTAGCGGTGGACGTAGTAGCAGATCAGGAATGAGAGCATTGGTCGATGCTTTGAGCGAAACTCGGCCAAAGTCGCCTGCTGCTGGAAGTCAGGTTGACAACGACGAGCCAATAGAATTGGCACATTATCCGGATGCTATGAAACCTCCACCTGGTGCTCAGCCgccgatagaaagagatgacTTTCCAGCTCCTCCTTATCCTTATACCGATCCCGAAAGACGTAGACGATGGTCCGATACTTACAAG GGGGTACCCGCATCAGATGACGAGGATGAGGTAGACAACAAGACGTACATCAAAGAGGTGGAGcaaaagttgaaaaaagagCAGGACGAGTTGAGTAAGATCGATACGGGAATAGCGAAGGTGTTTCTACAGGATCGCGAAAAGGATCGAGAGAATTTGAGACACAAAGCTGCCAACGTTGATCCAAGAAATGCTTCGAGGACGCCATCGGCCGCGAGAGAACCAACCTATAGGCTGCGATACGAGAGTCCCGTTGGAGCAT CGCCATCGAGAAACATAGATCATGCACGACCATGGGAAGACGACGATGGTTTTAGTTACAGATCGAGTGGGCCTAGTTACAACG TTGTGAGCTCTCTTCGGCACATCCCGAAGCCAGGGTACGGTCTGGCACCGCGAAGTCACACCTTCTCCTCGACCGGCGGTTCTGTATCTGCTCTCCCT GGTGATTATTCGTTCAGTGGGATGGGAGACAAGACGCACAGCACTGATTTCTCATCCGGCAAATCAGATA TATCGACAGGCAGCATCACGGATGTGGATCGACGGGCATTGGTATGTACCACAGCCCCATACTACTCCCGGCAAATTAGCATG AATGATGGTGGTATCCTGCCATCCTCCACCACATACACGGGTGGCCTAGGTTCAGTGGTGGGAAGTCATGGTGGTCATCACGTAAGAAGGTCACTGCCGGATATGGGTGCCGCACCAACCGAACCACCGAAGCTTTATCCTTATCATTTACTCGTTATCACCAATTATAGACTGCCGGCTGACGTTGATCGTTGTAATCTCGAA CGACATTTATCCGACGCCGAATTCGAGGCAGTTCTACAGTGTACTCGAGCCGAATTCTACAGATTACCGCAATGGCGTCGAAACGAGATAAAAAGGCGTGCGCGGCTCTTTTAA
- the LOC124955171 gene encoding actin-binding LIM protein 1 isoform X24, translated as MKSKTSESFIASESNGVKKDQAVEETKQKQYKKGKTFCQSCKKKCSGEVLRVQDKYFHIGCFKCAQCNASLAQGGFFAREGSYYCTKDYRERWGTKCAGCGEYVEGDVVTAGEKHAFHPNCFHCQRCRQPLLGQGTKVSLVQGQALCHRCVGIPVREASTPVGNSGGGTRGSSDATTDPGACAGCGNQLREGQALVALDRQWHVWCFKCHSCDTVLHGEYMGKDGVPYCEKDYQKQFGVKCAYCNRYISGKVLQAGDNHHFHPTCARCTKCGDPFGDGEEMYLQGAAIWHPRCGPGPTGPNGIVNGHGEGAHTPQHRESERISSSASEMQVTSFSLRSRTPSLNGSLCSPYSSLSRKYYPARTGSPGLILREYGRGGHEDVSRIYTYSYLTETPSQGYLRRPIQPYDKPPTSPHFHRPSSSRSIRSSGGRSSRSGMRALVDALSETRPKSPAAGSQVDNDEPIELAHYPDAMKPPPGAQPPIERDDFPAPPYPYTDPERRRRWSDTYKGVPASDDEDEVDNKTYIKEVEQKLKKEQDELSKIDTGIAKVFLQDREKDRENLRHKAANVDPRNASRTPSAAREPTYRLRYESPVGASPSRNIDHARPWEDDDGFSYRSSGPSYNVGRSSARSPAPRNYPPLGTQRAFTLPNATRHYHSYRQAASRMWIDGH; from the exons ATGAAGTCGAAAACGAGCGAGAGTTTTATAGCGAGTGAAAGCAACGGGGTCAAGAAGGACCAAGCTGTCGAGGAGACCAAGCAAAAACAGTACAAAAAGG GGAAAACATTTTGCCAGTCTTGTAAGAAGAAGTGTAGCGGGGAGGTATTGAGGGTAcaggataaatattttcatataggTTGTTTCAAGTGTGCTCAGTGCAATGCTAGTTTAGCACAAGGTGGCTTCTTTGCTCGAGAGGGTTCCTACTATTGTACGAAG GATTACCGAGAACGTTGGGGCACGAAATGTGCTGGGTGCGGAGAATACGTTGAAGGTGACGTTGTTACAGCTGGAGAGAAGCATGCCTTTCATCCAAATTGTTTTCACTGTCAAAGATGCAGACAGCCGTTGCTTGGACAAGGAACGAAAGTTTCTCTGGTACAAG GTCAAGCTCTATGTCATCGATGCGTTGGTATCCCCGTTCGAGAAGCATCGACGCCAGTGGGGAATAGCGGTGGTGGTACTCGAGGATCCAGCGATGCCACGACTGACCCTGGTGCTTGTGCCGGCTGCGGAAACCAATTGCGAGAAGGTCAAGCTTTGGTCGCTCTCGATCGTCAATGGCACGTTTGGTGCTTCAAATGTCATAGCTGCGACACCGTTCTACATGGCGAATATATGGGGAA AGACGGCGTGCCTTATTGCGAGAAGGATTATCAGAAACAATTTGGCGTGAAGTGTGCGTATTGTAATCGTTACATAAGCGGCAAGGTTCTACAGGCCGGTGATAATCATCATTTTCATCCGACCTGCGCTCGTTGTACGAAATGCGGTGATCCGTTTGGCGACGGAGAAGAGATGTATCTGCAAGGTGCGGCAATCTGGCATCCTCGTTGCGGTCCAGGACCAACCGGACCGAACGGTATAGTCAACGGACACGGAGAAGGTGCACATACTCCGCAACACAGAGAATCCGAACGAATTTCCAGTAGCGCCTCGGAAATGCAGGTAACTTCG TTTTCATTGCGGTCACGCACGCCAAGCCTGAACGGATCACTCTGCAGCCCTTACAGCAGCCTCAGTCGCAAG TATTATCCTGCACGAACCGGCAGTCCTGGATTGATCCTGAGAGAATACGGTCGAGGAGGACACGAGGATGTATCTAGAATTTACACTTATTCTTACTTGACTGAAACGCCCAGTCAAGGATATCTGAGACGTCCGATACAGCCTTACGACAAACCTCCGACAAGTCCCCACTTTCATAGACCCAGCT CATCTCGTTCGATAAGAAGTAGCGGTGGACGTAGTAGCAGATCAGGAATGAGAGCATTGGTCGATGCTTTGAGCGAAACTCGGCCAAAGTCGCCTGCTGCTGGAAGTCAGGTTGACAACGACGAGCCAATAGAATTGGCACATTATCCGGATGCTATGAAACCTCCACCTGGTGCTCAGCCgccgatagaaagagatgacTTTCCAGCTCCTCCTTATCCTTATACCGATCCCGAAAGACGTAGACGATGGTCCGATACTTACAAG GGGGTACCCGCATCAGATGACGAGGATGAGGTAGACAACAAGACGTACATCAAAGAGGTGGAGcaaaagttgaaaaaagagCAGGACGAGTTGAGTAAGATCGATACGGGAATAGCGAAGGTGTTTCTACAGGATCGCGAAAAGGATCGAGAGAATTTGAGACACAAAGCTGCCAACGTTGATCCAAGAAATGCTTCGAGGACGCCATCGGCCGCGAGAGAACCAACCTATAGGCTGCGATACGAGAGTCCCGTTGGAGCAT CGCCATCGAGAAACATAGATCATGCACGACCATGGGAAGACGACGATGGTTTTAGTTACAGATCGAGTGGGCCTAGTTACAACG TTGGGAGGTCATCGGCGCGTTCCCCGGCTCCCAGAAACTATCCACCCCTTGGTACTCAACGCGCCTTCACTCTTCCAAACGCCACTAGGCACTATCATTCG TATCGACAGGCAGCATCACGGATGTGGATCGACGGGCATTG A
- the LOC124955171 gene encoding actin-binding LIM protein 2 isoform X22 — MKSKTSESFIASESNGVKKDQAVEETKQKQYKKGKTFCQSCKKKCSGEVLRVQDKYFHIGCFKCAQCNASLAQGGFFAREGSYYCTKDYRERWGTKCAGCGEYVEGDVVTAGEKHAFHPNCFHCQRCRQPLLGQGTKVSLVQGQALCHRCVGIPVREASTPVGNSGGGTRGSSDATTDPGACAGCGNQLREGQALVALDRQWHVWCFKCHSCDTVLHGEYMGKDGVPYCEKDYQKQFGVKCAYCNRYISGKVLQAGDNHHFHPTCARCTKCGDPFGDGEEMYLQGAAIWHPRCGPGPTGPNGIVNGHGEGAHTPQHRESERISSSASEMQVTSFSLRSRTPSLNGSLCSPYSSLSRKYYPARTGSPGLILREYGRGGHEDVSRIYTYSYLTETPSQGYLRRPIQPYDKPPTSPHFHRPSSSRSIRSSGGRSSRSGMRALVDALSETRPKSPAAGSQVDNDEPIELAHYPDAMKPPPGAQPPIERDDFPAPPYPYTDPERRRRWSDTYKGVPASDDEDEVDNKTYIKEVEQKLKKEQDELSKIDTGIAKVFLQDREKDRENLRHKAANVDPRNASRTPSAAREPTYRLRYESPVGASPSRNIDHARPWEDDDGFSYRSSGPSYNVGRSSARSPAPRNYPPLGTQRAFTLPNATRHYHSGDYSFSGMGDKTHSTDFSSGKSDK; from the exons ATGAAGTCGAAAACGAGCGAGAGTTTTATAGCGAGTGAAAGCAACGGGGTCAAGAAGGACCAAGCTGTCGAGGAGACCAAGCAAAAACAGTACAAAAAGG GGAAAACATTTTGCCAGTCTTGTAAGAAGAAGTGTAGCGGGGAGGTATTGAGGGTAcaggataaatattttcatataggTTGTTTCAAGTGTGCTCAGTGCAATGCTAGTTTAGCACAAGGTGGCTTCTTTGCTCGAGAGGGTTCCTACTATTGTACGAAG GATTACCGAGAACGTTGGGGCACGAAATGTGCTGGGTGCGGAGAATACGTTGAAGGTGACGTTGTTACAGCTGGAGAGAAGCATGCCTTTCATCCAAATTGTTTTCACTGTCAAAGATGCAGACAGCCGTTGCTTGGACAAGGAACGAAAGTTTCTCTGGTACAAG GTCAAGCTCTATGTCATCGATGCGTTGGTATCCCCGTTCGAGAAGCATCGACGCCAGTGGGGAATAGCGGTGGTGGTACTCGAGGATCCAGCGATGCCACGACTGACCCTGGTGCTTGTGCCGGCTGCGGAAACCAATTGCGAGAAGGTCAAGCTTTGGTCGCTCTCGATCGTCAATGGCACGTTTGGTGCTTCAAATGTCATAGCTGCGACACCGTTCTACATGGCGAATATATGGGGAA AGACGGCGTGCCTTATTGCGAGAAGGATTATCAGAAACAATTTGGCGTGAAGTGTGCGTATTGTAATCGTTACATAAGCGGCAAGGTTCTACAGGCCGGTGATAATCATCATTTTCATCCGACCTGCGCTCGTTGTACGAAATGCGGTGATCCGTTTGGCGACGGAGAAGAGATGTATCTGCAAGGTGCGGCAATCTGGCATCCTCGTTGCGGTCCAGGACCAACCGGACCGAACGGTATAGTCAACGGACACGGAGAAGGTGCACATACTCCGCAACACAGAGAATCCGAACGAATTTCCAGTAGCGCCTCGGAAATGCAGGTAACTTCG TTTTCATTGCGGTCACGCACGCCAAGCCTGAACGGATCACTCTGCAGCCCTTACAGCAGCCTCAGTCGCAAG TATTATCCTGCACGAACCGGCAGTCCTGGATTGATCCTGAGAGAATACGGTCGAGGAGGACACGAGGATGTATCTAGAATTTACACTTATTCTTACTTGACTGAAACGCCCAGTCAAGGATATCTGAGACGTCCGATACAGCCTTACGACAAACCTCCGACAAGTCCCCACTTTCATAGACCCAGCT CATCTCGTTCGATAAGAAGTAGCGGTGGACGTAGTAGCAGATCAGGAATGAGAGCATTGGTCGATGCTTTGAGCGAAACTCGGCCAAAGTCGCCTGCTGCTGGAAGTCAGGTTGACAACGACGAGCCAATAGAATTGGCACATTATCCGGATGCTATGAAACCTCCACCTGGTGCTCAGCCgccgatagaaagagatgacTTTCCAGCTCCTCCTTATCCTTATACCGATCCCGAAAGACGTAGACGATGGTCCGATACTTACAAG GGGGTACCCGCATCAGATGACGAGGATGAGGTAGACAACAAGACGTACATCAAAGAGGTGGAGcaaaagttgaaaaaagagCAGGACGAGTTGAGTAAGATCGATACGGGAATAGCGAAGGTGTTTCTACAGGATCGCGAAAAGGATCGAGAGAATTTGAGACACAAAGCTGCCAACGTTGATCCAAGAAATGCTTCGAGGACGCCATCGGCCGCGAGAGAACCAACCTATAGGCTGCGATACGAGAGTCCCGTTGGAGCAT CGCCATCGAGAAACATAGATCATGCACGACCATGGGAAGACGACGATGGTTTTAGTTACAGATCGAGTGGGCCTAGTTACAACG TTGGGAGGTCATCGGCGCGTTCCCCGGCTCCCAGAAACTATCCACCCCTTGGTACTCAACGCGCCTTCACTCTTCCAAACGCCACTAGGCACTATCATTCG GGTGATTATTCGTTCAGTGGGATGGGAGACAAGACGCACAGCACTGATTTCTCATCCGGCAAATCAGATA AATGA
- the LOC124955171 gene encoding actin-binding LIM protein 2 isoform X23, translating into MKSKTSESFIASESNGVKKDQAVEETKQKQYKKGKTFCQSCKKKCSGEVLRVQDKYFHIGCFKCAQCNASLAQGGFFAREGSYYCTKDYRERWGTKCAGCGEYVEGDVVTAGEKHAFHPNCFHCQRCRQPLLGQGTKVSLVQGQALCHRCVGIPVREASTPVGNSGGGTRGSSDATTDPGACAGCGNQLREGQALVALDRQWHVWCFKCHSCDTVLHGEYMGKDGVPYCEKDYQKQFGVKCAYCNRYISGKVLQAGDNHHFHPTCARCTKCGDPFGDGEEMYLQGAAIWHPRCGPGPTGPNGIVNGHGEGAHTPQHRESERISSSASEMQVTSFSLRSRTPSLNGSLCSPYSSLSRKYYPARTGSPGLILREYGRGGHEDVSRIYTYSYLTETPSQGYLRRPIQPYDKPPTSPHFHRPSSSRSIRSSGGRSSRSGMRALVDALSETRPKSPAAGSQVDNDEPIELAHYPDAMKPPPGAQPPIERDDFPAPPYPYTDPERRRRWSDTYKGVPASDDEDEVDNKTYIKEVEQKLKKEQDELSKIDTGIAKVFLQDREKDRENLRHKAANVDPRNASRTPSAAREPTYRLRYESPVGASPSRNIDHARPWEDDDGFSYRSSGPSYNVGRSSARSPAPRNYPPLGTQRAFTLPNATRHYHSKVLNDLLFHGREKLRDRELG; encoded by the exons ATGAAGTCGAAAACGAGCGAGAGTTTTATAGCGAGTGAAAGCAACGGGGTCAAGAAGGACCAAGCTGTCGAGGAGACCAAGCAAAAACAGTACAAAAAGG GGAAAACATTTTGCCAGTCTTGTAAGAAGAAGTGTAGCGGGGAGGTATTGAGGGTAcaggataaatattttcatataggTTGTTTCAAGTGTGCTCAGTGCAATGCTAGTTTAGCACAAGGTGGCTTCTTTGCTCGAGAGGGTTCCTACTATTGTACGAAG GATTACCGAGAACGTTGGGGCACGAAATGTGCTGGGTGCGGAGAATACGTTGAAGGTGACGTTGTTACAGCTGGAGAGAAGCATGCCTTTCATCCAAATTGTTTTCACTGTCAAAGATGCAGACAGCCGTTGCTTGGACAAGGAACGAAAGTTTCTCTGGTACAAG GTCAAGCTCTATGTCATCGATGCGTTGGTATCCCCGTTCGAGAAGCATCGACGCCAGTGGGGAATAGCGGTGGTGGTACTCGAGGATCCAGCGATGCCACGACTGACCCTGGTGCTTGTGCCGGCTGCGGAAACCAATTGCGAGAAGGTCAAGCTTTGGTCGCTCTCGATCGTCAATGGCACGTTTGGTGCTTCAAATGTCATAGCTGCGACACCGTTCTACATGGCGAATATATGGGGAA AGACGGCGTGCCTTATTGCGAGAAGGATTATCAGAAACAATTTGGCGTGAAGTGTGCGTATTGTAATCGTTACATAAGCGGCAAGGTTCTACAGGCCGGTGATAATCATCATTTTCATCCGACCTGCGCTCGTTGTACGAAATGCGGTGATCCGTTTGGCGACGGAGAAGAGATGTATCTGCAAGGTGCGGCAATCTGGCATCCTCGTTGCGGTCCAGGACCAACCGGACCGAACGGTATAGTCAACGGACACGGAGAAGGTGCACATACTCCGCAACACAGAGAATCCGAACGAATTTCCAGTAGCGCCTCGGAAATGCAGGTAACTTCG TTTTCATTGCGGTCACGCACGCCAAGCCTGAACGGATCACTCTGCAGCCCTTACAGCAGCCTCAGTCGCAAG TATTATCCTGCACGAACCGGCAGTCCTGGATTGATCCTGAGAGAATACGGTCGAGGAGGACACGAGGATGTATCTAGAATTTACACTTATTCTTACTTGACTGAAACGCCCAGTCAAGGATATCTGAGACGTCCGATACAGCCTTACGACAAACCTCCGACAAGTCCCCACTTTCATAGACCCAGCT CATCTCGTTCGATAAGAAGTAGCGGTGGACGTAGTAGCAGATCAGGAATGAGAGCATTGGTCGATGCTTTGAGCGAAACTCGGCCAAAGTCGCCTGCTGCTGGAAGTCAGGTTGACAACGACGAGCCAATAGAATTGGCACATTATCCGGATGCTATGAAACCTCCACCTGGTGCTCAGCCgccgatagaaagagatgacTTTCCAGCTCCTCCTTATCCTTATACCGATCCCGAAAGACGTAGACGATGGTCCGATACTTACAAG GGGGTACCCGCATCAGATGACGAGGATGAGGTAGACAACAAGACGTACATCAAAGAGGTGGAGcaaaagttgaaaaaagagCAGGACGAGTTGAGTAAGATCGATACGGGAATAGCGAAGGTGTTTCTACAGGATCGCGAAAAGGATCGAGAGAATTTGAGACACAAAGCTGCCAACGTTGATCCAAGAAATGCTTCGAGGACGCCATCGGCCGCGAGAGAACCAACCTATAGGCTGCGATACGAGAGTCCCGTTGGAGCAT CGCCATCGAGAAACATAGATCATGCACGACCATGGGAAGACGACGATGGTTTTAGTTACAGATCGAGTGGGCCTAGTTACAACG TTGGGAGGTCATCGGCGCGTTCCCCGGCTCCCAGAAACTATCCACCCCTTGGTACTCAACGCGCCTTCACTCTTCCAAACGCCACTAGGCACTATCATTCG AAAGTGCTAAACGACCTTCTTTTTCACGGAAGAGAAAAG TTAAGAGATCGTGAGCTcggataa